A stretch of Brachyhypopomus gauderio isolate BG-103 chromosome 3, BGAUD_0.2, whole genome shotgun sequence DNA encodes these proteins:
- the LOC143510966 gene encoding gap junction gamma-1 protein-like encodes MSWSFLTRLLEEIHQHSTFVGKVWLTVLVVFRIVLTAVGGESIYYDEQSKFVCNSAQPGCENVCYDAFAPLSHVRFWIFQIIAVATPSLFYLGYAINKISRLDEAEWGGAGVARGNRKPYLSRRQRRDLEEAEQDQEEDPMIYEATEMESSDGAPRGLRGGGQVRHDGRRHIQQDGLLRVYVLQLVVRSTLEVGFLLGQYALYGFAVPSLYVCSSNPCPHRVDCFISRPREKTVFLLVMYGVTVLCLVLNVWELLHLGVGTVLDLLWTHRDRDQHTDEAEAGSADTSTYRSYPLPWPTAPPLPPPCYNIDVKPELEGGEVAREQNRNNVTQEAELRMHQQYSSTEENLCVSPHRDARQTRLEGRSRGGAEGRSQCGAGRAYGERRPGRAGQGSSSGRSDCGKLQVWI; translated from the coding sequence ATGAGCTGGAGCTTCCTGACACGGCTTCTGGAGGAGATTCACCAGCACTCCACCTTCGTTGGGAAGGTGTGGCTCACTGTGCTGGTGGTGTTCCGCATTGTGCTGACGGCTGTGGGCGGCGAGTCCATCTACTACGACGAACAGAGCAAGTTTGTGTGCAACTCCGCCCAGCCCGGCTGCGAGAACGTGTGCTACGACGCCTTCGCCCCGCTGTCACACGTGCGCTTCTGGATCTTCCAGATCATTGCCGTGGCAACTCCCTCACTTTTCTACCTCGGCTACGCCATCAACAAGATCTCCCGGTTGGACGAGGCCGAGTGGGGCGGAGCCGGTGTTGCGCGTGGGAACCGTAAGCCGTATCTGAGCCGGCGGCAGCGCCGGGACCTGGAGGAGGCCGAGCAGGACcaagaagaagaccccatgatCTACGAGGCGACTGAGATGGAGAGCAGTGATGGCGCCCCCCGGGGGCTGAGAGGAGGTGGCCAGGTGCGACACGATGGCCGGCGGCACATCCAGCAGGACGGACTGTTGCGGGTGTATGTGCTGCAGCTGGTGGTCCGCTCCACCCTGGAGGTGGGCTTCCTCCTGGGGCAGTACGCTCTCTACGGCTTTGCCGTGCCCTCCCTGTACGTGTGCTCCAGCAATCCTTGCCCACACCGTGTGGACTGCTTCATCTCCAGGCCCAGGGAGAAGACCGTCTTTCTGCTGGTCATGTACGGAGTGACGGTGCTGTGCCTTGTGCTCAACGTTTGGGAGCTGCTGCACCTGGGCGTGGGCACCGTGCTGGACCTGCTGTGGACCCACCGTGACCGGGACCAGCACACAGACGAGGCTGAGGCAGGCTCAGCAGACACCAGCACCTACAGGAGCTACCCGCTGCCCTGGCCCACGGCGCCCCCTCTGCCTCCGCCGTGTTATAACATCGACGTGAAGCCGGAGCTGGAGGGCGGGGAGGTGGCACGTGAGCAGAACCGTAACAATGTGACCCAGGAGGCGGAGCTGCGCATGCACCAGCAGTACAGCAGCACCGAGGAGAACCTGTGCGTGTCGCCTCATAGGGATGCGCGTCAGACTAGGCTGGAAGGGCGGAGCCGGGGTGGGgcggaggggcggagccagtgTGGGGCGGGGCGGGCTTACGGAGAGCGGCGGCCGGGCAGAGCAGGTCAGGGGAGCAGCAGCGGCAGGTCAGACTGTGGTAAACTGCAGGTGTGGATCTGA